The Peribacillus simplex genome contains a region encoding:
- the walK gene encoding cell wall metabolism sensor histidine kinase WalK, which yields MKKVGFFRSIHFKFVLIYVLLIFVAMQIIGVYFVGELEENLVGNFTKSIKGHVNLLTYSIGEEMEKERGEEDPTLEEAIDTILKDRDNSSNDISEVRVIDTRSRRVIGTSASSNQDIVGKKTTEVLIKNTLIYGKEDSDIFRDKKTGRRLWVLSTPIEANGEVIGAVYVIAEMENVFEQMDEINSIFMTGTAIALVITAILGILLARTITRPMSDMRKQALVMAKGNFSRKVRVYGDDEIGQLAVTFNNLTKKLQESQSSTEGERRKLSSVLANMTDGVISTDRRGRVNLINEPAARLLDVSSETVMNQPIIEVLGLEEEYKFEDLLEERESIILDYSKKNRPYILRGNFSVIQKETGFVNGLITVLHDITEQEKIESERREFVANVSHELRTPLTTMRSYLEALAEGAWKDEEIAPSFLSVTQNETERMIRLVNDLLQLSKMDSKDYRLKTGWVNFNKFYDHIIDRFEMSKNDDITFKRDLPKEAYFVDIDEDKITQVLYNVISNSLKYSPEGGQVTFRVRASDGFIIVSITDQGVGIPKNVIDKIFDRFYRVDKARARNLGGTGLGLAIAKEMVVAHGGKIWAESVDGKGTTVFFTLPYEQEEEDDWS from the coding sequence ATGAAAAAGGTTGGTTTTTTTCGCTCAATTCATTTTAAATTTGTTCTGATTTATGTATTGCTCATTTTCGTAGCCATGCAAATAATCGGGGTATATTTTGTTGGGGAATTGGAAGAAAATCTTGTCGGGAACTTTACGAAATCAATAAAAGGTCACGTTAACCTGCTTACCTACAGTATTGGTGAAGAAATGGAAAAAGAGAGGGGAGAGGAAGATCCAACCCTCGAAGAAGCGATTGATACGATATTGAAAGACCGGGATAATTCATCGAATGATATTTCGGAAGTGCGTGTCATCGACACCCGCAGCAGACGCGTGATCGGGACTTCAGCCTCAAGTAACCAGGATATTGTAGGGAAGAAGACAACGGAGGTCCTTATTAAGAATACGCTCATTTATGGAAAAGAAGATAGTGATATATTTCGGGACAAGAAAACAGGCAGGCGGCTTTGGGTCCTTTCAACACCCATTGAAGCAAATGGGGAGGTCATTGGCGCCGTCTATGTAATAGCAGAGATGGAAAATGTCTTTGAGCAGATGGATGAAATCAATAGTATCTTCATGACGGGGACGGCCATCGCCCTAGTCATTACGGCCATCTTGGGGATCCTGCTCGCACGAACGATCACAAGGCCGATGTCCGATATGAGAAAACAGGCCCTGGTGATGGCGAAAGGAAATTTCTCCAGAAAAGTTAGGGTGTATGGCGATGATGAAATTGGCCAGCTTGCCGTCACTTTCAATAATTTGACCAAAAAGCTTCAAGAATCGCAATCAAGCACAGAAGGAGAGCGGCGTAAGCTTTCATCTGTCCTTGCCAATATGACCGATGGTGTAATTTCAACGGACAGGCGCGGTCGGGTGAACTTGATCAATGAACCGGCGGCACGATTATTGGATGTCTCGAGTGAAACCGTCATGAACCAACCGATCATTGAGGTTTTGGGTCTTGAAGAAGAATATAAATTTGAGGATTTACTGGAAGAACGAGAGTCCATTATCCTTGATTACAGCAAAAAAAACCGGCCTTACATTTTGAGGGGGAACTTTTCGGTCATTCAAAAGGAAACGGGTTTCGTCAATGGTTTGATTACTGTTTTGCATGATATAACAGAGCAGGAAAAAATCGAGAGCGAACGCAGGGAGTTTGTTGCCAATGTATCACATGAACTGCGAACACCGTTAACGACGATGAGAAGTTACCTGGAAGCATTGGCTGAAGGTGCATGGAAGGACGAGGAAATCGCTCCATCCTTTTTAAGCGTTACCCAAAATGAAACGGAGCGAATGATCAGGCTTGTTAATGATCTGTTACAGCTTTCGAAAATGGACAGTAAAGATTACAGGCTTAAAACGGGCTGGGTGAATTTCAATAAATTCTATGACCACATCATCGATCGTTTTGAAATGTCGAAAAATGATGACATCACGTTTAAACGTGATTTGCCGAAGGAAGCTTATTTTGTGGATATTGATGAAGATAAAATCACCCAGGTTCTCTATAATGTAATCTCCAACTCCTTAAAGTACTCACCTGAAGGGGGTCAAGTGACTTTCCGCGTCAGGGCATCTGATGGCTTTATCATTGTGAGCATTACAGATCAAGGAGTGGGTATCCCGAAAAACGTCATTGATAAAATATTTGACCGCTTCTACCGTGTGGATAAAGCAAGGGCCCGTAACTTAGGCGGGACAGGGCTTGGTTTAGCCATTGCAAAAGAGATGGTCGTGGCGCATGGCGGGAAAATATGGGCGGAAAGTGTGGATGGAAAAGGAACTACCGTGTTCTTTACACTTCCTTACGAACAGGAAGAAGAGGATGATTGGTCATGA
- a CDS encoding peptidoglycan DD-metalloendopeptidase family protein: MFSSKGKGTILLMVSVILMLAGNRATAAGISETATIQHVYLNDEFVGSVTDETEIEKIVADKVEEAQEDYPDFTFDKEAQLTFVPEEVFDEEVKEDQAVKGIQDQLNVKAEAYEIDIDNQAVAYVASKEDAEDVLEKITLLYVNEEEYAEYESGKKESEKDADSLKEPGSRILDIEFSLPVTFKETMVYPDEIKSVDKTLSMIEEGKEGTMIYEAKEDEDLEAIATKHDMDLDRLLELNPGQDENKGIKEGERLYVTQRIPYVNVMVEREVFKEERIPFEKKVKEDDELPKGELITEQIGNEGILAFTYNVSETNGKKISETIVKKEVTEKAKTEITRKGTKVIPSQGSGTYSWPADGGYISSKQGQRWGKLHKGIDIARPATRTITAADHGIIETAGNSGGYGNKITINHNNGYKTVYAHLDSIDVQAGQKIEKGMKIGMMGSTGNSTGVHLHFEIYKNGSLVNPLNYISQ; this comes from the coding sequence ATGTTTAGCTCAAAAGGCAAGGGGACCATCCTGTTGATGGTTTCCGTCATTTTAATGCTTGCAGGAAATCGGGCAACTGCTGCCGGGATATCGGAAACTGCAACCATACAGCATGTTTATCTTAACGACGAATTCGTCGGAAGTGTGACGGATGAAACGGAAATCGAAAAGATCGTAGCCGATAAGGTAGAAGAAGCACAGGAAGATTATCCGGACTTTACATTCGATAAGGAGGCACAGCTGACTTTTGTACCTGAAGAGGTATTCGATGAAGAGGTAAAAGAGGATCAGGCTGTCAAGGGAATTCAAGATCAGTTGAATGTGAAGGCAGAGGCGTATGAAATCGACATAGATAATCAGGCGGTCGCTTATGTTGCGTCAAAGGAAGATGCCGAGGACGTTCTGGAGAAAATCACTTTATTATATGTGAATGAAGAGGAATACGCTGAATATGAATCAGGTAAAAAGGAAAGTGAAAAAGATGCGGATTCGTTAAAAGAGCCAGGAAGTAGAATTCTGGACATCGAGTTTTCACTTCCCGTCACGTTTAAAGAGACAATGGTATATCCAGACGAAATCAAGAGCGTCGATAAAACCCTTTCCATGATAGAAGAAGGAAAGGAAGGAACGATGATCTATGAGGCAAAGGAAGATGAGGATCTTGAAGCCATTGCCACTAAGCATGATATGGACCTGGATCGCCTGCTGGAGCTAAATCCGGGACAGGATGAGAACAAAGGTATTAAAGAGGGCGAGCGTCTCTATGTGACCCAACGTATCCCCTATGTGAACGTAATGGTAGAAAGAGAAGTATTTAAGGAAGAGAGAATTCCATTTGAAAAGAAAGTGAAGGAGGATGACGAACTTCCAAAGGGCGAGCTCATCACTGAACAAATCGGGAATGAGGGGATTCTTGCGTTCACCTATAATGTATCCGAAACAAACGGAAAGAAAATCAGTGAAACGATCGTAAAAAAGGAAGTCACGGAAAAAGCCAAAACAGAAATCACCAGAAAAGGCACCAAGGTCATTCCTTCACAAGGCAGCGGTACATATTCATGGCCTGCAGATGGGGGCTATATTTCCAGTAAGCAGGGCCAGCGCTGGGGGAAACTGCACAAAGGTATAGATATTGCCCGGCCAGCAACCAGGACGATAACGGCAGCAGATCATGGGATAATCGAAACTGCCGGAAACTCCGGAGGATATGGAAATAAGATAACGATCAATCATAATAACGGGTATAAGACCGTGTATGCCCATTTGGATTCAATAGATGTACAAGCAGGACAAAAGATTGAAAAAGGCATGAAGATTGGCATGATGGGTTCAACGGGTAACTCGACCGGTGTCCACCTCCATTTTGAAATATATAAAAACGGGTCTCTCGTTAATCCGCTAAACTATATAAGCCAGTAA
- the dnaB gene encoding replicative DNA helicase — MIEQFQDRIPPQNIEAEQAVLGAIFLEPSSLTVTSEVLIPEDFYRSSHQKIFNVMLKLNDEGKAVDLITVTEELAATKNLEEVGGVSYLSELAGSVPTAANIEYYVRIVEEKSLLRRLIRTATNIAQEGYSREDEVEELLGEAEKTIMEVAQRKNSGSFQNIKDVLVSTYDNIEVLTTRTGDVTGIPTGFAELDRMTAGFQRNDLIIVGARPSVGKTAFALNIAQNVATKTEENVAIFSLEMGAEQLVMRMLCAEGNINAQNLRTGSLTDEDWRKLTMAMGSLSNAGIYIDDTPGVRIGEIRSKCRRLKQEHGLGMILIDYLQLIQGDGRSGDNRQQEVSEISRSLKALARELKVPVIALSQLSRGVEQRQDKRPMMSDIRESGSIEQDADIVAFLYRDDYYDKESENKNIIEIIIAKQRNGPVGTVSLAFVKEYNKFVNLERRFDDDSMSPGA, encoded by the coding sequence ATGATAGAACAATTTCAGGATAGGATTCCCCCTCAAAATATAGAAGCCGAACAGGCAGTGCTAGGAGCCATTTTTCTTGAGCCCTCTTCATTGACCGTTACATCGGAAGTTTTGATTCCGGAGGATTTTTACAGAAGCTCTCATCAAAAAATCTTTAATGTGATGCTTAAATTGAATGACGAAGGAAAAGCTGTCGATTTAATTACGGTGACAGAGGAATTGGCTGCGACAAAAAACCTTGAAGAAGTTGGCGGCGTTTCTTATTTAAGTGAATTGGCCGGATCGGTGCCTACCGCGGCCAATATTGAATATTATGTCCGCATCGTCGAGGAGAAGTCATTGCTGCGTCGTTTGATCAGGACAGCGACCAATATCGCTCAGGAAGGCTACAGTCGCGAGGACGAGGTCGAGGAGCTGCTCGGGGAAGCAGAAAAAACGATCATGGAAGTGGCCCAGCGCAAGAATTCCGGGTCTTTTCAAAATATTAAGGATGTATTGGTTTCGACGTACGATAACATAGAAGTTTTGACTACCCGTACAGGGGATGTCACGGGAATACCGACAGGGTTTGCTGAACTGGATCGAATGACAGCAGGGTTCCAACGTAATGACCTCATCATAGTGGGTGCCCGTCCTTCGGTTGGTAAAACCGCTTTTGCATTGAATATCGCTCAAAACGTTGCGACCAAAACGGAAGAGAATGTAGCGATTTTCAGTCTTGAAATGGGTGCAGAGCAGCTCGTTATGCGTATGCTCTGTGCTGAAGGGAATATCAACGCCCAGAATTTACGTACAGGTTCCTTAACTGATGAGGATTGGCGTAAACTGACGATGGCGATGGGGAGCTTGTCGAATGCCGGCATTTATATCGATGATACACCAGGTGTGAGGATTGGTGAAATCCGTTCAAAATGCCGTCGTTTGAAGCAGGAACATGGCCTTGGCATGATATTGATCGATTACCTGCAGTTAATTCAAGGCGATGGACGTTCAGGCGACAACCGTCAGCAAGAGGTATCCGAGATTTCACGTTCACTCAAAGCGCTCGCTCGTGAACTTAAAGTGCCCGTCATCGCCCTTTCACAGCTATCGCGGGGAGTGGAGCAGCGTCAGGATAAGCGCCCGATGATGTCTGATATCAGGGAATCCGGGAGTATCGAGCAAGATGCCGATATCGTCGCATTCTTATACCGTGATGATTATTATGATAAAGAATCCGAGAATAAAAATATCATCGAAATCATTATAGCGAAACAGCGTAATGGTCCAGTAGGCACGGTTTCGCTTGCATTCGTAAAAGAATATAATAAATTCGTTAACCTCGAACGCCGCTTCGATGATGATTCGATGTCTCCAGGCGCATAG
- a CDS encoding DHH family phosphoesterase, with product MPSYLKEYSIKSPLYGVLAAVVLLLGVLAYYNWVIALVGLLILAGLFYLTLRMVEKKQRKTEEYITTLSYRLKKVGEEALLEMPIGIMLFNEDYYIEWTNPFLASCFSEDSLAGRSLYDVADSIVPLIKQEIETETLTLHDRKFKVVHKRDERLLYFFDVTEQVEIEKLYEDERTAIAIILLDNYDDLTQGMDDQRKSSINSLVTSLLDKWARDNGVFFKRVSSERFIAVFNEHILHQLEKGKFSILDEIRETTAKQNVPLTLSIGVGSAVSSLPELGSLAQSSLDLALGRGGDQVAIKQANGKVKFYGGKTNPMEKRTRVRARVISHALKDIVLDSDKVIVMGHKNPDMDAIGSAIGILKVAQMNEREGYIVIDTQQLDNSVLRLMEEIKNKEELYSRFITPDDAFEMITDETLLVVVDTHKPSMVIEERLLNRIDKVVVIDHHRRGEEFIKNSLLVYMEPYASSTAELVTELLEYQPKRSKIDMLESTALLAGIIVDTKSFTLRTGSRTFDAASYLRAHGADTVLVQKFLKEDVDTYIKRSKLIEEVIFYKKGIAIASAKTDQVHNQVLIAQAADTLLTMDGVAASFVMAKRSDDTVGISARSLGDINVQVIMEMLNGGGHLTNAATQQVCSIDEAESRLKVAIDEYLEGGQKE from the coding sequence ATGCCATCTTATTTGAAAGAATACTCGATTAAGTCCCCATTGTATGGGGTGCTGGCCGCAGTCGTTTTACTTTTGGGCGTACTGGCTTATTATAATTGGGTTATTGCACTTGTTGGACTATTGATTCTTGCTGGTTTATTTTATTTAACATTAAGAATGGTAGAAAAAAAGCAACGAAAGACAGAAGAGTATATAACGACTTTATCCTATCGTTTAAAGAAGGTGGGCGAGGAAGCGTTATTGGAAATGCCGATTGGGATCATGCTCTTTAATGAGGATTATTACATTGAATGGACCAATCCATTCCTGGCTTCTTGTTTTAGTGAAGATTCCTTGGCAGGAAGATCGCTATACGATGTTGCGGACTCGATAGTGCCGTTGATCAAGCAAGAGATCGAGACAGAGACGCTTACGCTCCACGATCGGAAATTCAAGGTGGTCCATAAGCGTGATGAAAGGCTTCTTTACTTTTTTGATGTAACGGAGCAAGTGGAAATTGAGAAATTATATGAAGATGAGCGGACGGCAATTGCGATCATTCTTCTTGATAATTATGATGATTTGACACAGGGTATGGATGATCAGCGTAAAAGCAGCATTAATAGCTTGGTCACCTCACTTCTTGATAAATGGGCAAGGGATAATGGCGTTTTCTTTAAACGGGTTTCCTCGGAACGATTCATCGCTGTCTTCAATGAGCATATCCTTCATCAGCTTGAGAAGGGCAAATTTTCGATTTTGGATGAAATCAGGGAAACGACGGCCAAGCAAAATGTACCATTGACTCTGAGCATCGGGGTTGGCTCTGCCGTGTCATCCTTACCGGAATTAGGTTCGCTTGCCCAGTCCAGCTTAGATCTCGCCCTAGGACGGGGCGGTGACCAAGTGGCGATAAAGCAAGCGAATGGAAAAGTGAAATTCTATGGCGGTAAAACCAATCCGATGGAAAAACGCACGAGAGTCCGTGCACGTGTCATTTCCCATGCATTGAAGGATATAGTCCTTGATAGCGATAAAGTCATTGTCATGGGCCATAAAAACCCGGATATGGACGCAATCGGTTCAGCGATTGGCATCTTGAAAGTTGCCCAGATGAATGAACGTGAAGGCTATATTGTCATCGACACCCAGCAGCTCGATAACAGTGTCCTTCGTTTAATGGAAGAGATCAAAAATAAAGAAGAGCTGTATTCCCGGTTCATAACACCTGATGATGCATTTGAAATGATTACGGATGAGACCTTGCTGGTTGTGGTCGATACACATAAACCTTCCATGGTGATTGAAGAACGGTTATTGAATAGGATCGATAAGGTTGTAGTCATCGACCATCATCGCCGCGGTGAGGAGTTCATCAAGAATTCATTGCTCGTCTATATGGAGCCATATGCATCTTCAACAGCAGAACTTGTAACTGAACTGCTTGAATATCAACCGAAACGCTCAAAGATTGATATGCTGGAGTCGACGGCGCTTCTTGCAGGTATCATCGTCGATACGAAAAGCTTCACCTTAAGAACAGGTTCACGCACTTTCGATGCAGCCTCTTATCTAAGGGCGCATGGAGCCGATACGGTACTTGTCCAGAAATTCTTAAAAGAAGACGTGGACACCTATATCAAACGTTCGAAGCTCATTGAGGAAGTCATCTTTTATAAAAAGGGAATTGCCATTGCCTCTGCAAAAACCGATCAAGTTCATAATCAGGTGCTCATCGCTCAAGCTGCGGACACCCTATTGACCATGGATGGCGTTGCGGCTTCTTTCGTAATGGCTAAGCGATCTGATGATACAGTTGGCATAAGTGCGCGTTCTCTTGGTGATATCAATGTACAGGTGATCATGGAAATGTTGAATGGAGGCGGACATTTAACAAATGCCGCCACTCAACAGGTTTGCTCCATTGATGAAGCCGAAAGTCGATTGAAAGTAGCTATTGATGAATATTTAGAAGGGGGACAAAAAGAATGA
- the yycF gene encoding response regulator YycF, translating into MDKKILVVDDEKPIADILQFNLKKEGYEVFCAYDGNEALKMVEERQPDLILLDIMLPQRDGMEVCREVRKKYETPIIMLTAKDSEIDKVLGLELGADDYVTKPFSTREIIARVKANLRRQQAVPVPDQENEPKEITIGTLTIHPDAYVVSKRGDTIELTHREFELLHYLAKHIGQVMTREHLLQTVWGYDYFGDVRTVDVTVRRLREKIEDNPSHPGWIVTRRGVGYYLRNPEQE; encoded by the coding sequence ATGGATAAAAAGATTCTGGTAGTGGATGACGAAAAGCCAATTGCTGATATATTACAATTCAATCTAAAAAAGGAAGGCTATGAAGTTTTTTGTGCTTATGATGGCAATGAAGCCCTCAAAATGGTAGAAGAACGGCAACCCGATTTGATTTTACTTGATATCATGCTGCCGCAGCGCGATGGGATGGAAGTTTGCAGGGAAGTAAGGAAGAAGTATGAAACGCCGATCATCATGTTAACGGCAAAGGATTCAGAGATTGATAAGGTCTTAGGATTGGAGCTTGGTGCAGACGACTATGTGACAAAGCCATTCAGTACCCGGGAAATAATTGCCCGCGTTAAGGCGAACCTAAGACGTCAGCAAGCTGTTCCGGTTCCCGATCAAGAGAATGAACCGAAGGAAATTACGATAGGAACGCTCACTATCCATCCGGATGCCTATGTGGTATCCAAGCGGGGCGATACGATTGAATTAACGCATCGCGAATTTGAGTTGCTTCATTACTTAGCGAAGCACATCGGTCAGGTCATGACAAGGGAGCACTTATTACAAACCGTGTGGGGCTATGATTATTTTGGTGATGTGCGTACGGTCGATGTAACGGTCAGACGTCTTCGTGAGAAGATTGAAGACAATCCAAGCCATCCTGGCTGGATTGTAACTAGAAGAGGGGTCGGTTATTACCTGCGTAACCCTGAACAGGAGTAG
- a CDS encoding adenylosuccinate synthase — MSSVVVVGTQWGDEGKGKITDFLSQNAEAIARYQGGNNAGHTIKFNGVTYKLHLIPSGIFYSDKICVIGNGMVVDPKALVEELAYLHSHGVSTDNLRISNRAHVILPYHIKLDEVEEDRKGANKIGTTKKGIGPAYMDKAARNGIRMADLLDREIFEEKLSQNLVEKNRMFERFYETEGFKIEDILEEYYEYGQQVQKYVCDTSVVLNDALDEGKRVLFEGAQGVMLDIDQGTYPFVTSSNPVAGGVTIGSGVGPTKINHVVGVCKAYTSRVGDGPFPTELHDEVGNQIREIGREYGTTTGRPRRVGWFDAVVVRHARRVSGITDLSLNSIDVLSGLDTVKICVAYDYKGEIIHEVPATLKAIGECKPVYEELPGWSEDITGCKSLDELPENARHYVERVSQLVGIPLTTFSVGPDRNQTNVVRSPWRLA, encoded by the coding sequence ATGTCATCAGTTGTAGTAGTCGGTACACAATGGGGAGACGAAGGTAAAGGTAAAATAACAGATTTTCTATCCCAGAATGCGGAAGCCATCGCTCGTTATCAAGGTGGGAATAATGCAGGGCATACAATAAAATTTAACGGCGTTACCTATAAACTGCATTTAATTCCGTCAGGGATTTTTTATAGTGATAAGATTTGTGTCATTGGAAATGGTATGGTGGTTGATCCAAAAGCTCTTGTAGAGGAGCTTGCTTATTTACATAGCCATGGTGTGAGTACGGATAATCTTCGTATCTCGAACCGTGCACATGTCATTCTTCCTTACCATATCAAATTGGATGAAGTCGAAGAAGACCGTAAAGGCGCCAACAAAATTGGAACGACTAAAAAGGGAATCGGCCCTGCATATATGGACAAAGCTGCTCGTAACGGGATCCGCATGGCAGACCTTTTGGACCGTGAAATTTTCGAGGAAAAATTGTCTCAAAATCTTGTCGAAAAAAATCGTATGTTTGAACGTTTCTATGAAACGGAAGGTTTCAAAATCGAAGATATCTTGGAAGAATACTATGAGTACGGACAACAAGTGCAGAAATATGTTTGTGATACATCCGTTGTATTGAATGATGCACTTGATGAAGGGAAACGGGTATTATTCGAAGGGGCACAAGGTGTCATGCTTGATATCGATCAAGGAACATACCCATTCGTCACTTCATCTAACCCAGTTGCAGGCGGAGTTACGATCGGTTCTGGTGTAGGTCCTACGAAAATCAACCATGTGGTTGGAGTATGTAAAGCATATACAAGCCGTGTGGGCGATGGTCCTTTCCCGACAGAATTGCATGATGAAGTCGGCAACCAAATCCGGGAAATCGGCCGTGAATATGGTACAACTACAGGCAGACCGCGCCGTGTAGGCTGGTTCGACGCTGTTGTCGTTCGCCATGCTCGCCGTGTCAGCGGGATTACCGATCTATCATTGAACTCGATAGACGTATTATCAGGTCTTGATACGGTCAAAATTTGTGTGGCTTATGACTATAAAGGCGAGATCATTCATGAGGTACCAGCGACTTTGAAAGCGATTGGCGAATGTAAACCAGTCTATGAAGAGCTACCAGGCTGGTCAGAAGACATCACAGGTTGCAAATCATTGGATGAGCTTCCAGAGAACGCTCGCCACTATGTAGAGCGCGTATCTCAATTGGTAGGCATTCCTTTGACCACTTTCTCTGTCGGTCCTGACCGTAACCAAACTAATGTCGTGAGAAGCCCTTGGCGTCTAGCGTAA
- a CDS encoding YycH family regulatory protein has translation MNFERAKSIILTILVGTSIFLTWSIWTYEPEYDPFEQSSEFIRIKSDVQIVSDVIKPVSILFHGNGQHFQTSNPVEINEMEKEFSQWRFSGIKEVSVKRLQRKFDDFVHEDGSIEIEFTDDIPIALYKTVLNITDKEVPGFSFDRIIIKQKDIRGKESAVYFVSYEQEKIYQGMVDTKKLRNFMDSFYSGSYDKHPEYTAETINSKRTLFVPEKPVEINKLEYYIDYLDIGNLKNALFIFPKFVRQEPVSVGEEYTDGTRLMTVNKDHYLISYINPAQKSKLFGSSSDLLQKSIDFINDHDGWEDNNYRFAYMSENEQRVVFRLFVNGYPAFNESGMTEIEQIWGKEEIYSYDRPYFSLDSVLPSEGAVVILPSGREVLNKLKSMDNIDFKSVEDISIGYKLNKSLDSKLVTLVTLDPTWYYRIGDKWFIVPFEEDSGGDQSGLE, from the coding sequence ATGAATTTTGAACGTGCAAAAAGTATCATACTGACTATTTTGGTTGGGACAAGCATTTTTTTGACATGGAGCATTTGGACGTACGAGCCTGAATATGATCCATTTGAACAATCGTCGGAATTTATAAGGATTAAAAGCGATGTCCAGATTGTCAGTGATGTCATTAAACCAGTCAGTATCCTTTTCCATGGCAATGGGCAGCATTTCCAGACTTCCAATCCGGTGGAAATAAATGAAATGGAAAAAGAATTTTCGCAATGGCGTTTCAGCGGCATAAAAGAGGTATCCGTAAAAAGGCTGCAAAGGAAATTTGACGATTTTGTCCATGAAGATGGGTCGATTGAAATAGAATTTACCGATGATATACCCATCGCCCTTTATAAAACGGTATTGAATATAACGGATAAGGAAGTGCCTGGATTTTCATTCGATCGAATCATCATTAAACAAAAGGATATCCGTGGTAAGGAATCTGCCGTTTATTTTGTTTCCTACGAGCAAGAGAAGATTTATCAAGGGATGGTCGACACTAAAAAACTAAGGAATTTCATGGATTCATTTTATAGTGGTTCATACGATAAGCACCCTGAATACACGGCCGAAACCATAAACAGCAAAAGGACGCTGTTCGTTCCGGAAAAGCCAGTGGAGATCAACAAACTTGAGTATTATATTGATTACTTGGATATTGGGAACTTGAAAAATGCGTTATTTATTTTTCCGAAGTTCGTACGCCAGGAACCCGTTTCGGTCGGTGAGGAATACACGGATGGAACAAGACTTATGACGGTCAATAAAGATCATTACCTTATTTCTTATATCAATCCGGCACAAAAGAGCAAGCTATTTGGCAGTTCCAGTGACCTTTTGCAAAAAAGCATTGATTTCATCAATGATCATGACGGTTGGGAAGATAACAATTACCGCTTTGCCTATATGTCGGAGAATGAACAACGAGTGGTATTCCGCTTATTCGTAAATGGTTATCCGGCCTTCAATGAATCTGGGATGACAGAAATCGAGCAAATTTGGGGGAAAGAAGAAATTTATAGCTATGACCGCCCATACTTTTCACTTGACTCAGTCCTCCCGTCAGAAGGAGCGGTAGTAATTTTACCAAGCGGTAGAGAAGTATTGAATAAGCTGAAATCGATGGATAATATCGATTTCAAAAGCGTGGAGGACATCTCGATTGGCTATAAACTGAATAAATCCCTCGATTCCAAACTTGTAACACTGGTTACACTCGATCCCACTTGGTATTATCGTATCGGCGATAAATGGTTTATTGTGCCTTTTGAAGAAGATTCGGGAGGCGATCAAAGTGGATTGGAATAA
- the rplI gene encoding 50S ribosomal protein L9, with protein MKVIFLKDVKGKGKKGEVKNVADGYAHNFLLKQGLAVEANNSNVKTLEAQKNKEESLAAEERQHAEELKVQLEKLTVELSAKAGEGGRLFGSITTKQIASELQKKHGIKVDKRKMELAEGIRTLGHTKLPVKLHPEVTATLTVHVKEIN; from the coding sequence ATGAAAGTAATATTTCTGAAAGACGTAAAAGGTAAAGGGAAAAAAGGGGAAGTTAAAAATGTTGCAGATGGTTATGCCCATAATTTCCTGCTAAAACAAGGATTGGCCGTTGAAGCAAATAATTCAAATGTAAAAACTTTGGAAGCCCAGAAAAATAAAGAAGAATCACTTGCGGCAGAAGAACGGCAGCATGCTGAAGAATTGAAAGTGCAGCTGGAGAAATTAACGGTTGAACTATCTGCCAAAGCCGGTGAGGGCGGGCGTTTATTCGGTTCCATCACGACTAAGCAAATTGCATCGGAGCTTCAGAAAAAACACGGTATCAAGGTTGATAAACGTAAAATGGAGCTTGCCGAAGGCATCCGCACTTTAGGGCATACAAAGCTTCCAGTCAAGCTTCATCCTGAAGTCACTGCGACACTGACTGTGCATGTGAAAGAAATTAACTAA